A section of the Caldilineales bacterium genome encodes:
- a CDS encoding DUF488 domain-containing protein has protein sequence MNTTIPVYTIGYGARTIDAFLDLLAGYEIGYLIDIRSAPYSRFKPEFGREALERELRRRGIRYVFLGQQLGGRPDDPDCYVEDGGEGEGARKVDYERVKQKDFYQQGLGRVKNAFDQQLRVVLMCSEGKPENCHRSKLIGASLEAMGISVAHIDENDELQTQAAVITRLTAGQLSLFDMTFTSRKRYGGKEEEDD, from the coding sequence ATGAACACGACCATCCCGGTCTACACCATCGGCTACGGCGCCCGCACCATCGACGCCTTTCTCGATCTCCTGGCCGGCTACGAGATCGGCTACCTGATCGACATCCGCAGCGCGCCCTACTCGCGCTTCAAGCCGGAGTTCGGTCGCGAGGCGCTGGAGAGGGAATTGCGGCGGCGCGGCATCCGCTATGTCTTTCTGGGCCAGCAGCTGGGCGGCCGGCCGGATGACCCCGACTGCTATGTGGAGGATGGCGGCGAGGGCGAGGGGGCGCGCAAGGTCGATTACGAGCGGGTGAAGCAGAAGGATTTCTATCAGCAGGGTCTGGGGCGGGTCAAGAACGCCTTCGACCAGCAATTGCGCGTCGTCCTCATGTGCAGCGAGGGCAAGCCCGAAAATTGTCATCGCAGCAAATTGATCGGCGCTTCGCTCGAGGCGATGGGCATCTCCGTCGCCCACATCGACGAGAACGACGAGTTGCAAACCCAGGCTGCCGTCATCACCCGGCTGACGGCCGGGCAACTGAGTCTGTTCGACATGACTTTCACCTCGCGCAAGCGTTACGGCGGCAAGGAGGAGGAAGATGACTGA
- a CDS encoding DUF488 domain-containing protein — protein sequence MTEFVTIGAFGWTEAAFFGALTAAGVSVFCDLRRRRGVRGADYAFVNSLRLQDRLAQLGIRYLHRLDLAPTLAVRQVQHDADDASKTAKRQRTTLSPDFAAAYQRQCLAGFDSAGFLAELGPDAGVVALFCVEREAAACHRSLLAARLERDLGLTVRHLLP from the coding sequence ATGACTGAGTTTGTCACCATCGGCGCTTTTGGCTGGACGGAAGCGGCGTTCTTCGGGGCGCTCACCGCGGCCGGGGTGAGTGTTTTCTGCGATCTGCGGCGGCGGCGGGGCGTGCGAGGGGCCGACTATGCCTTCGTCAACAGCCTTCGTCTGCAAGACCGCCTGGCCCAGCTCGGCATCCGCTATCTCCACCGCCTGGATCTGGCCCCCACCCTGGCCGTGCGCCAGGTTCAGCATGATGCCGACGACGCCAGCAAGACGGCCAAACGCCAGCGCACGACCCTCAGCCCGGATTTTGCCGCCGCCTACCAGCGCCAGTGTCTGGCCGGCTTCGACAGCGCCGGCTTCCTGGCCGAGCTTGGCCCGGATGCGGGCGTGGTGGCGCTCTTTTGCGTCGAGCGCGAGGCGGCTGCCTGCCATCGCTCGTTGCTGGCGGCGCGGCTGGAGCGCGACCTGGGCCTCACCGTCCGCCATCTTCTGCCCTGA